CCTTGTGCCCGATTCTTCTTTTCCGGTAGGCTATGGCGGAAAGAGTGCTATGAACATCACTTTAAAAAGTGAAAAGTCTTTAAAAAGCTGTGCGTTTGAAGCGGCGCAGGATGCTTCTCCCGGCAGTGCAACGGCTGTTTTTTCAGACGCAAATCTGCCTGAAAAATTACCGCTTTGCACCATTGAAAACGGCAAGGTTACAGCATTTACTCCGCCGAGACACGGATCAAATCCCGATCCTGACGGCAACATGATTACCAACATCTGTGGTGCGTTGCTGGACGCAAATCTGGTTTCGGAAGAAGAAAGGCCAATTCTTGAATTTTTTAAACGCGTTTCATTGGATATTCACGGCAAAACCCTGAATGTGGAAACCGAGCATCCCGTTTTAGGGAAGCTTACGGTGTTTACAAAACGTATTGATTATGCGAAAGGATTTCCGGAATTTACTTTAAACATCCGCTATCCCTTAGGAATTACAGCGGAGGAAATTGCAAAGAATATATCAGAAAAAGCAACAGAGGCAGGGTTTACGGTTACCGATATGAAGTCGATGATTCTTCCGTATATGCAGGACCCGGAATCAAAAATGGTACAGCTGTTGTATAAGGTGGCTGAAAGCATTACGGGAGAAGGAAACAAACCGTATACACTAAGCGGCGGTACATATGCGCACCGTTTGCCCAATGCCTATGTGTTTGGCACAGACTGTTGTGTTCCGCCTGCGGATTTCCCGAAGGGCAGAGGCAACGAGCATGGCGTGGACGAAGCGGCGTCGATTGAAAGACTGCTCCGTGCCATGCGGATTTATGCAAGAGTTTTACTTGCACTTAACGAAACGGAATGGTAGAAAAGATGCGAAAAATTTTAAAGCATTTTATTTTAATACTTTTGATTGCACATTGTGCGCTGATATTTGGATTTTCGGCACAAAACAAAAAACAGTCATCGGTAGGCAGTGAAGGCATTACCCAGAGAATTGTAAAGCAGTTAGACAGTGAAAGCACATCAAAGGGGATGCACCTGAAAC
Above is a genomic segment from Clostridia bacterium containing:
- a CDS encoding Sapep family Mn(2+)-dependent dipeptidase is translated as MNEALLKRIDEKIEQTKNALIKDITTLVRIPSVQGEAEPGAPFGKAPKEVLDTVLKMGSEEGFYGMDYHVGVVSVAMKEGQPDLGIWAHGDVVPAGDGWNFEPFDVTEHNGCIIGRGVTDNKGQLAAVFHVFKIFKELGIKLKFNPAIYVGSNEENGMADMTGVSGNSDAKGFMNVCTPPAMSLVPDSSFPVGYGGKSAMNITLKSEKSLKSCAFEAAQDASPGSATAVFSDANLPEKLPLCTIENGKVTAFTPPRHGSNPDPDGNMITNICGALLDANLVSEEERPILEFFKRVSLDIHGKTLNVETEHPVLGKLTVFTKRIDYAKGFPEFTLNIRYPLGITAEEIAKNISEKATEAGFTVTDMKSMILPYMQDPESKMVQLLYKVAESITGEGNKPYTLSGGTYAHRLPNAYVFGTDCCVPPADFPKGRGNEHGVDEAASIERLLRAMRIYARVLLALNETEW